Proteins co-encoded in one Desulforegulaceae bacterium genomic window:
- a CDS encoding GerMN domain-containing protein, translating into MKLSKKTIIILLLILLTISTAFILLKKDKGLEQKKTYKIDLPDKQIRGKEVFLYFTNSENSALKAEKHRVEFNSDTRKFAQELIETLLKGPSDSSLMSAMPEGTKLLSLYIQDNLVAVIDFSEEIRQNHPGGSQAEILTIYSIVNTLTLNIEEVKEIKILINGNEAETLAGHIALSFPLKENLAIVK; encoded by the coding sequence ATGAAACTCTCAAAAAAAACAATTATTATTTTACTCCTGATTCTTTTAACAATAAGCACTGCTTTTATTTTACTAAAAAAAGACAAAGGTTTAGAACAGAAAAAAACCTATAAAATCGATCTTCCTGATAAACAAATTCGAGGCAAAGAAGTGTTTTTATATTTCACCAATTCTGAAAATTCAGCACTTAAAGCTGAAAAACACAGGGTTGAGTTTAATTCTGATACCAGAAAATTTGCCCAGGAACTAATTGAAACTTTGTTAAAAGGCCCTTCCGATTCAAGCCTTATGAGTGCAATGCCTGAAGGAACCAAACTTTTATCATTATATATTCAAGACAATCTTGTGGCTGTAATTGACTTTTCAGAAGAAATTAGACAAAATCATCCCGGCGGAAGCCAGGCAGAGATATTGACAATATATTCCATAGTCAATACCCTCACCTTAAACATAGAAGAAGTTAAAGAAATTAAAATTTTAATAAACGGAAATGAAGCTGAAACCCTTGCGGGTCATATAGCTTTAAGTTTTCCACTAAAAGAGAATTTGGCAATAGTAAAATGA